Proteins from one Bacteroides mediterraneensis genomic window:
- the nadD gene encoding nicotinate (nicotinamide) nucleotide adenylyltransferase, which yields MEEKSQIKTGLFGGSFNPVHIGHLALANYLCEYGGLEEVWFLVTPQNPFKQNETLLDDALRLEMVEAAVAGYPRFRASDFEFQLPRPSYTIHTLDKLAECYPDREFHLIIGADNWQAFDRWRSPEEIIRRHHILVYPRRGYPLEDTTPLPPHVRVVQTPLLEISSTFIRQGIREGKDLRYFLHPEVFRIIQEKGLYR from the coding sequence ATGGAAGAAAAGTCTCAGATAAAAACCGGACTTTTCGGAGGCTCCTTCAACCCGGTTCACATAGGACACCTGGCACTGGCCAATTACCTGTGTGAATACGGAGGACTGGAGGAAGTATGGTTTCTGGTCACCCCTCAAAATCCGTTCAAGCAGAACGAGACGCTGCTCGACGATGCGCTCCGTCTGGAGATGGTAGAGGCTGCCGTGGCCGGATACCCCCGTTTCCGGGCTTCCGACTTCGAATTCCAGCTTCCACGCCCTTCGTACACCATCCATACCCTCGACAAGCTGGCCGAATGTTATCCCGACCGGGAATTCCACCTGATTATCGGAGCCGACAACTGGCAGGCCTTCGACCGCTGGCGGTCGCCCGAGGAAATCATCCGCCGTCACCACATCCTGGTCTATCCGCGTCGGGGTTATCCCTTAGAGGATACAACTCCTCTTCCCCCTCATGTCCGGGTGGTACAGACTCCCCTCCTCGAAATCAGTTCCACCTTCATCCGCCAGGGTATCCGCGAAGGCAAAGACCTGCGCTATTTCCTGCATCCGGAAGTGTTCAGAATCATTCAGGAAAAAGGACTCTACCGCTAA
- the menA gene encoding 1,4-dihydroxy-2-naphthoate octaprenyltransferase: MTYVKTNSIKAWLLAARPKTLTGAAIPVMLGCALAFIYGHFQLIPALLCFLFAFLMQIDANFINDLFDFLKGSDREDRLGPERACAQGWISPQAMKAGIVCTTLLAGITGLCLLYYGGLEMIPVGIACMIFAFLYTAGPYPLAYHGWGDLMVLVFFGFVPVGCTYYVMTHDWNTAVTLTSLACGLLIDTLLMINNFRDREQDAVSGKKTLVVRLGAKAGLILYFLLGLAACWCCFYFLRIGKIYAVLLPQLYLIPHILTTQHMARIYRGKALNGILGETSRNMLIFGLLLTLGLIL; this comes from the coding sequence ATGACATACGTCAAAACCAATTCCATAAAAGCGTGGCTGCTGGCCGCCCGTCCGAAGACCTTGACCGGAGCCGCCATCCCCGTCATGCTGGGCTGTGCCCTGGCCTTTATTTACGGCCACTTCCAGCTGATACCGGCCTTGCTGTGCTTTCTGTTTGCCTTCCTGATGCAGATTGACGCCAACTTCATCAACGACCTGTTCGACTTTCTGAAAGGCAGCGACCGCGAAGACCGTCTCGGACCGGAACGTGCCTGTGCCCAAGGATGGATCAGTCCGCAGGCCATGAAGGCCGGCATTGTCTGTACTACCCTGCTGGCAGGAATCACCGGACTTTGCCTGCTTTACTACGGGGGGCTGGAAATGATTCCGGTCGGCATTGCCTGCATGATTTTTGCCTTCCTCTATACCGCCGGACCGTATCCGCTGGCTTACCACGGATGGGGCGACCTGATGGTGCTCGTCTTCTTCGGCTTCGTGCCTGTGGGATGTACCTACTATGTCATGACACACGACTGGAACACGGCTGTCACTCTCACCTCACTGGCCTGTGGGCTTCTCATCGACACCCTGCTGATGATTAACAATTTCCGCGACAGGGAACAGGATGCAGTGAGCGGGAAGAAAACGCTGGTAGTGCGGTTGGGTGCCAAAGCCGGACTGATTCTGTATTTCCTGCTGGGACTGGCGGCCTGCTGGTGCTGCTTCTATTTCCTGCGCATCGGAAAAATCTATGCCGTACTGCTTCCGCAGCTGTACCTCATTCCGCACATCCTGACCACCCAGCACATGGCCCGTATCTACCGCGGGAAAGCCCTGAACGGCATCTTGGGAGAGACCTCACGCAACATGCTCATTTTTGGATTATTACTTACACTAGGATTGATTCTTTAA
- a CDS encoding glycoside hydrolase family 20 protein: MKRNSVKVWTICLLAAGCMAACTPQETQTGDLNVIPLPQEVTENPSAAPFVIKSSTTIVYDEGNEKLASTARLLADYIKEVTGTEVKTGTKAGNNCIILKIDPSITHKDGYELNVTTEAVTVTGATEAGVFYGCQTIHKALPITKGKALASLPAGEVKDFPQYNYRGFMIDVGRHFFPKEYLKELIDVMALHNVNYFHWHLTEDQGWRIEIKKYPKLTEIGSYRKETITAPGSGKFDGTPVSGYYTQEDAKEIVAYAAERFITVIPEIDMPGHMLAALASYPELGCTGGPYETATKFGVFKEVLCGGNPKTLQFAKDVVNELMDIFPDAPYIHIGGDECPKTEWEKCPKCQAKIKELGLRDTKEHSKENQLQVYFMNEVEKEIAKRGKKMLAWDEILEGNPNPETTTVMAWTGVKASIKAAQLGHPTIVCPISHLYFSNPGYNRLKGISSVARVYNFEPASDELTTEEKKNIIGVQGCIWTEWTKDSVKMEWQMMPRIAALSELQWSNPEKKDLNGFLKRLRHQLDLYQLYGYNYKKDIEDVTIDVEPKGEGGAAVIQLKTFDNAPVYYTLDGSEPSAASQQYTQPFTVDQTTTIKAKAIRDGRESDVTAETLTYNLATMHPITLKCTPDEKFTYKGANLLVDGMQGDDNYRSGRYIGIYGQNLDATIDLQEPKEISSVSVGTYLVPGDYIFGLTGLEVYGSEDGKTYTKIGSISIPTLEKGSKNNVLKRDTVSFEKTKARYVHIIGKNTPVLPKWHPGAGKQTFLFLDEIAIN, translated from the coding sequence ATGAAAAGAAACTCAGTAAAAGTATGGACAATCTGCCTGCTAGCAGCAGGATGCATGGCGGCATGCACACCACAAGAAACCCAGACGGGTGACCTGAATGTGATTCCACTCCCGCAGGAAGTAACGGAAAATCCGTCCGCGGCACCTTTCGTTATCAAATCTTCCACGACCATCGTCTACGACGAAGGCAATGAAAAGCTGGCAAGCACAGCCCGCCTTTTGGCCGATTATATCAAAGAGGTAACCGGTACGGAGGTCAAGACTGGTACAAAAGCAGGGAACAACTGTATCATACTGAAAATTGACCCTTCCATCACCCACAAAGACGGGTATGAACTGAATGTAACAACTGAGGCTGTCACCGTCACAGGAGCTACCGAAGCCGGAGTTTTCTACGGCTGCCAGACCATCCATAAGGCGCTTCCCATCACAAAGGGCAAAGCATTGGCCTCACTGCCAGCAGGCGAGGTGAAAGACTTTCCGCAATACAATTACCGTGGATTCATGATTGATGTAGGCCGTCATTTCTTCCCGAAAGAATATCTGAAAGAATTGATTGATGTCATGGCACTGCACAACGTCAACTATTTTCACTGGCACCTGACCGAAGACCAAGGCTGGCGCATCGAAATCAAAAAATATCCCAAGCTTACGGAAATAGGTTCGTACCGTAAAGAAACAATTACAGCTCCCGGCTCAGGCAAATTCGACGGGACTCCGGTAAGCGGTTACTACACACAGGAAGATGCCAAAGAAATCGTGGCATACGCAGCCGAACGATTTATTACAGTCATCCCCGAAATAGACATGCCGGGACACATGCTGGCAGCACTGGCTTCGTATCCGGAACTGGGATGTACCGGCGGTCCGTATGAAACAGCTACCAAGTTCGGAGTATTCAAGGAAGTGCTTTGTGGAGGAAATCCCAAAACATTACAATTTGCCAAGGATGTGGTAAATGAACTGATGGATATTTTCCCGGACGCTCCTTACATACACATCGGAGGAGACGAATGTCCAAAAACAGAATGGGAAAAATGTCCAAAATGCCAGGCCAAAATCAAAGAACTGGGACTGCGCGACACGAAAGAGCACAGCAAAGAAAACCAGCTCCAAGTGTATTTCATGAATGAGGTGGAAAAGGAAATAGCCAAACGGGGCAAGAAAATGCTGGCATGGGATGAGATTCTGGAAGGCAATCCAAATCCAGAAACAACTACTGTCATGGCATGGACGGGGGTAAAGGCTTCCATCAAGGCCGCACAGCTGGGACATCCTACCATCGTCTGCCCCATCAGTCACTTGTATTTCAGCAATCCAGGATATAATCGTCTGAAAGGCATCAGCAGTGTGGCACGGGTATATAACTTTGAACCGGCATCCGACGAATTGACTACGGAAGAAAAGAAAAACATTATCGGAGTACAGGGATGTATCTGGACTGAATGGACCAAAGACAGCGTGAAAATGGAATGGCAGATGATGCCACGCATCGCCGCACTGAGTGAGTTGCAGTGGAGCAACCCGGAAAAGAAGGATTTGAACGGATTCCTGAAACGACTCCGCCACCAGCTGGATTTGTACCAATTGTACGGATATAATTATAAAAAGGATATCGAGGACGTCACCATCGACGTTGAACCGAAAGGGGAAGGCGGAGCAGCTGTCATTCAACTGAAAACATTCGACAATGCACCGGTTTACTACACCTTGGATGGTTCAGAACCATCGGCTGCCTCACAACAGTATACGCAACCATTTACGGTAGACCAGACGACGACCATCAAGGCAAAGGCTATCCGCGACGGCCGTGAAAGCGATGTGACAGCAGAAACTCTCACGTACAACCTGGCTACCATGCATCCCATTACCCTGAAATGTACACCCGACGAGAAGTTCACTTACAAGGGGGCCAACTTACTGGTAGACGGCATGCAAGGAGATGACAACTACCGTTCGGGACGCTATATCGGCATTTACGGTCAGAATTTGGATGCCACCATCGACTTGCAGGAACCGAAAGAGATATCTTCTGTATCAGTCGGCACTTATCTGGTCCCAGGCGACTATATCTTCGGACTGACGGGATTAGAAGTATATGGCTCTGAAGATGGAAAGACTTACACCAAAATAGGTTCGATATCCATTCCGACACTGGAAAAAGGCAGCAAGAACAATGTGCTGAAACGTGATACCGTCAGTTTTGAGAAGACAAAAGCACGCTATGTACACATCATCGGAAAGAATACACCAGTACTTCCAAAATGGCACCCAGGGGCAGGCAAGCAGACTTTCTTGTTCCTTGATGAAATCGCCATCAATTAA
- a CDS encoding 2-C-methyl-D-erythritol 4-phosphate cytidylyltransferase, which translates to MKKYVIVVAGGKGLRMGGEIPKQFIPVKGKPVLMRTLEAFHACDPQIELIVVLPVEQRSYWEHLCAEYGFALSHRIAAGGDTRFHSVKNGLALVEEDGIVGVHDGVRPFVSSQVIADCYAQAVALQAVVPVTDVVETVRHLLPEGGSETVSRNEYKLVQTPQVFTVELLKRAYAQEYKPFFTDDASVVEALGQSVHLVPGNRENIKLTTPFDLKVAESLIDD; encoded by the coding sequence ATGAAGAAATATGTCATTGTGGTAGCGGGAGGAAAAGGCCTGCGTATGGGGGGAGAGATTCCCAAGCAGTTCATACCGGTAAAAGGAAAGCCGGTACTGATGCGTACGCTGGAGGCTTTTCATGCCTGTGACCCGCAGATTGAACTGATTGTGGTGCTTCCGGTGGAACAGCGTTCCTACTGGGAGCACCTTTGTGCTGAGTATGGCTTTGCTTTGTCTCATCGGATTGCGGCAGGAGGGGACACCCGTTTCCATTCCGTGAAGAACGGATTGGCTCTGGTAGAGGAAGACGGAATTGTCGGAGTACACGACGGGGTACGTCCTTTTGTTTCTTCGCAAGTCATTGCGGACTGCTATGCACAGGCGGTAGCCTTGCAGGCCGTAGTGCCCGTGACGGATGTGGTGGAAACCGTTCGTCATCTGTTGCCCGAAGGAGGCAGTGAGACGGTCTCGCGTAATGAATACAAGCTGGTGCAGACACCGCAGGTCTTTACGGTGGAACTGCTGAAACGGGCATACGCACAGGAGTACAAGCCTTTCTTTACCGATGATGCTTCGGTGGTGGAAGCATTGGGACAGTCGGTACATTTGGTGCCTGGCAATCGGGAAAATATCAAACTCACCACTCCTTTTGACCTGAAAGTAGCTGAATCACTTATTGACGACTGA
- the recG gene encoding ATP-dependent DNA helicase RecG codes for MFDLSTRDVKYLPGVGPQRAALLNKELNIYSLRDLLYYFPYKYVDRSRLYYIHEIDGNMPYIQLRGRILSFELLGEGRQRRLVGHFTDGTGVVDLVWFQGLKYITGKYKANEEYIVFGKPTVFNGRINVAHPDIDPAQELTLSTMGLQPYYNTTEKMKRTSLNSHALEKLMKNLFQALQKDSFEETLSPSLIAAHQLMPLTDALYNIHFPQNPELLRKAQYRLKFEELFYVQLNILRYTKERRNKFRGLVFEHVGEIFNTFYAHHLPFQLTGAQKRVIKEMRRDMGSGRQMNRLLQGDVGSGKTLVALMTMLIALDNGFQACMMAPTEILATQHYETIRHFLEGMPVRVELLTGNVKGKRRETILRDLLTGDVHILIGTHAVIEDTVNFSSLGLVVIDEQHRFGVAQRAKLWGKNTRPPHVLVMTATPIPRTLAMTLYGDLDVSVIDELPPGRKPIQTIHQFDNRRKSMYEFMRKQIQEGRQVYIVYPLIQESEKMDIKNLEEGYLHICEEFPEYKVSKVHGKMKPAEKEEEMQRFLANETQIMVATTVIEVGVNVPNASVMVIENAERFGLSQLHQLRGRVGRGADQSYCILVTGYKLTEETRKRIEIMVQTNDGFEIAEADLKLRGPGDLEGTQQSGVAFDLKIADIAKDGQLLQYVRGIAERLLDDDPEGMKPENRIVWQQLKELRKKNVNWSVIS; via the coding sequence ATGTTTGACTTATCCACACGCGATGTGAAATATTTACCGGGGGTAGGACCGCAACGGGCGGCTCTGCTGAATAAGGAATTGAATATCTATTCCTTACGTGACCTGTTGTATTATTTCCCTTACAAGTATGTGGACCGCAGCCGTCTGTATTATATTCACGAGATTGACGGCAATATGCCCTATATTCAGTTGCGCGGACGGATTCTGAGCTTTGAACTGTTGGGTGAAGGCCGCCAACGCCGGTTGGTAGGACATTTTACCGACGGTACGGGCGTGGTAGACCTGGTGTGGTTCCAGGGACTGAAATACATCACTGGAAAGTACAAGGCCAACGAGGAATACATCGTGTTCGGTAAGCCGACAGTATTCAACGGGCGCATCAACGTGGCGCATCCCGACATCGACCCGGCACAGGAACTCACTCTTTCCACCATGGGGCTCCAGCCCTACTACAATACCACGGAAAAGATGAAGCGTACCAGCTTGAATTCGCACGCGCTGGAAAAGCTGATGAAGAATCTTTTCCAGGCCTTGCAGAAGGACAGTTTTGAGGAGACCCTGAGTCCTTCCCTGATTGCGGCTCACCAGCTGATGCCCCTGACGGATGCATTATATAACATTCATTTTCCGCAGAATCCAGAACTTCTCCGCAAGGCACAATATCGGCTGAAGTTTGAGGAACTGTTCTACGTGCAGCTCAACATCCTCCGTTACACCAAGGAACGACGAAATAAGTTCCGCGGATTGGTATTCGAGCATGTGGGCGAAATTTTCAATACCTTTTACGCCCATCACCTGCCTTTCCAGCTGACGGGAGCGCAGAAACGTGTCATCAAGGAAATGCGTCGCGACATGGGCAGCGGGCGGCAGATGAACCGGCTGTTGCAGGGAGATGTGGGTAGTGGGAAGACCCTGGTGGCCCTGATGACCATGCTGATTGCCTTGGACAACGGCTTCCAGGCCTGCATGATGGCTCCTACCGAGATTCTGGCTACCCAGCATTATGAAACCATCCGCCACTTTTTGGAAGGGATGCCGGTGCGGGTAGAATTGCTGACCGGCAACGTGAAAGGCAAGCGCAGGGAAACGATTCTCCGGGACTTATTGACAGGGGATGTGCATATCTTGATTGGTACGCATGCCGTGATTGAGGATACGGTTAACTTTTCTTCGTTGGGATTGGTGGTCATTGACGAGCAGCATCGTTTTGGGGTAGCCCAGCGAGCCAAGCTGTGGGGCAAGAACACTCGTCCTCCCCATGTGCTGGTCATGACGGCTACTCCGATTCCCCGTACGCTGGCCATGACTTTGTATGGCGACCTCGATGTGTCGGTCATCGACGAGCTGCCTCCCGGCCGGAAACCCATCCAGACCATCCATCAGTTTGACAACCGCCGGAAAAGCATGTATGAGTTCATGCGCAAACAGATTCAGGAGGGACGTCAGGTGTACATCGTGTATCCGTTGATTCAGGAAAGTGAAAAGATGGACATCAAGAACCTGGAAGAAGGTTATCTGCATATTTGTGAGGAATTTCCCGAATACAAGGTCAGCAAGGTGCACGGCAAGATGAAACCGGCCGAGAAAGAGGAGGAAATGCAACGCTTCCTGGCCAATGAAACCCAGATTATGGTGGCCACCACCGTGATTGAGGTAGGGGTGAATGTGCCCAATGCGTCGGTGATGGTCATCGAAAACGCCGAACGTTTCGGACTTTCCCAGCTGCACCAGCTTCGTGGACGAGTAGGCCGGGGGGCTGACCAGTCGTATTGTATTCTGGTGACCGGATACAAGCTGACGGAAGAAACCCGCAAGCGCATTGAGATTATGGTACAGACCAACGATGGTTTTGAGATTGCCGAAGCTGATTTGAAACTGCGTGGTCCCGGCGATTTGGAAGGTACCCAACAGAGTGGAGTGGCCTTCGACCTGAAGATTGCCGACATTGCCAAAGACGGGCAGCTGCTGCAATACGTCCGTGGCATTGCGGAGCGCTTGTTGGATGACGATCCTGAGGGAATGAAGCCGGAAAACCGGATTGTCTGGCAACAGCTGAAAGAACTCCGTAAGAAAAATGTGAACTGGTCGGTAATATCTTGA
- the xyl3A gene encoding xylan 1,4-beta-xylosidase, whose amino-acid sequence MRYGVWLLGLAFLGCARPDFRDSSLPSDQRADLLLQELTLEEKVSLMMDVSKPVERLGIKPYNWWNEALHGVARAGLATVFPQPIGMAASFDDSLVYKVFTAVSDEARAKNTYYVQHDSYKRYQGLTMWTPTVNIYRDPRWGRGIETYGEDPFLTSKMGVMVVKGLQGETDGKYDKLYACAKHFAVHSGPEWNRHSFDVEDLPLRDLYETYLPAFKALVQDAGVKEVMCAYNRFEGEPCCGSNRLLTQILREEWGFDGIILSDCWAINDFFDEKGHRTHKDAPSAASAAVLSGTDLECGSTYESLVEAARKKMIDEKVIDKSVKRLLKARFDLGEMDNPEKVSWTKIPFSVVASAAHDSLALRMARESMTLLLNKHRVLPLKRGGLTVAVMGPNAKDSVMMWGNYNGVPSHTVTILEGIRSALGKDDKLIYEQGCPWVGDELLESVFSECRSEGRPGFTARYWNNVNHEGKVDVETRVMTPFNFCTSGATVFAPGVNLTDFSATYNATYQPKASGEIVLDVYSYGKGRLLVNRKEVMNYHNVHGGSKQFCTLPVEAGQKYDIELQFEYLQSDAQLNFDLGFKKKVDVARSVQAVRNADVVVFVGGISPSLEGEEMGVDLPGFRKGDRTSIELPEVQRELLAALHRAGKKVVLVNCSGSPIGLVPETATCEAILQAWYPGQQGGKAVAEVLFGDYNPAGRLPVTFYRNTEQLPDFEDYNMKGRTYRFMTEKPLFPFGYGLSYTTFKYGTATFNAQTIGSNDNLTVTVPVSNVGSRDGEEVVQVYLNKVGDEGGPVKTLRAFKRVFVPAGKTANVCITLSKKDLEWWNETTHSIQFCPGEYQVWIGSSSDEKDLSKYAITLK is encoded by the coding sequence ATGAGGTATGGTGTTTGGCTATTGGGCTTGGCTTTTCTGGGCTGTGCCCGTCCCGATTTCCGGGATTCGTCTTTGCCTTCCGACCAGCGTGCCGACTTGCTCTTGCAGGAACTGACGTTGGAAGAAAAGGTCTCTTTGATGATGGATGTGTCGAAGCCGGTGGAGCGGCTGGGAATCAAGCCGTATAACTGGTGGAATGAAGCGCTGCATGGGGTGGCTCGTGCCGGACTGGCTACGGTCTTTCCGCAGCCGATTGGTATGGCAGCATCTTTTGATGATTCTTTGGTGTATAAGGTATTTACGGCGGTGTCGGATGAGGCGCGGGCTAAAAATACTTATTACGTGCAACATGACAGTTACAAGAGATACCAGGGACTGACCATGTGGACACCGACGGTGAACATTTATCGTGATCCGCGTTGGGGAAGAGGGATTGAAACCTACGGCGAAGATCCTTTTCTGACAAGTAAGATGGGCGTGATGGTGGTCAAAGGTTTGCAGGGAGAAACCGACGGGAAGTACGACAAGTTGTATGCCTGTGCCAAACATTTTGCGGTACACTCGGGTCCGGAGTGGAACCGCCATTCTTTTGACGTGGAAGACTTGCCCCTTCGGGATTTGTATGAGACTTATTTGCCGGCTTTCAAAGCGCTGGTACAGGATGCTGGGGTAAAGGAGGTGATGTGTGCGTACAACCGTTTTGAAGGGGAGCCTTGTTGTGGCAGCAACCGTCTGCTGACGCAGATTCTACGGGAAGAGTGGGGATTCGACGGCATTATTTTGAGTGACTGTTGGGCCATCAATGATTTTTTTGATGAAAAAGGACATCGCACGCACAAGGACGCACCTTCGGCTGCTTCGGCGGCCGTGTTGAGTGGTACGGACTTGGAATGTGGCTCTACGTATGAATCGCTGGTAGAAGCGGCCCGGAAAAAGATGATTGATGAGAAGGTCATCGACAAGTCGGTCAAGCGGTTGCTGAAGGCTCGTTTCGACTTGGGCGAGATGGACAATCCGGAAAAGGTTTCCTGGACCAAGATTCCTTTCTCTGTAGTGGCTTCTGCGGCACACGATTCACTGGCATTGCGGATGGCGCGGGAATCCATGACGTTGTTGCTGAACAAGCACCGGGTGCTTCCGTTGAAGCGCGGTGGACTGACCGTGGCGGTCATGGGACCGAATGCCAAAGACTCGGTCATGATGTGGGGAAACTACAACGGAGTACCTTCTCATACGGTGACCATTCTGGAGGGAATCCGGTCGGCACTTGGAAAAGATGATAAGCTGATTTATGAACAGGGTTGTCCGTGGGTAGGCGATGAATTGCTGGAAAGCGTGTTCAGTGAGTGTAGGTCGGAAGGGCGGCCGGGTTTCACGGCGCGTTATTGGAACAATGTGAACCACGAGGGTAAAGTGGACGTGGAAACACGGGTGATGACACCGTTTAATTTCTGTACTTCGGGGGCGACGGTGTTTGCACCGGGGGTGAACCTGACGGATTTTTCGGCTACGTATAATGCCACGTACCAGCCCAAAGCATCAGGGGAGATTGTGCTGGATGTGTATAGTTATGGCAAGGGAAGGTTGCTGGTCAACCGGAAGGAGGTGATGAACTATCATAATGTGCACGGGGGCAGCAAGCAGTTTTGTACGCTGCCGGTGGAAGCCGGGCAGAAGTACGACATCGAACTTCAGTTTGAATACCTGCAAAGTGATGCGCAGTTGAACTTCGACCTGGGCTTTAAGAAGAAAGTGGATGTAGCCCGGTCGGTTCAGGCCGTCCGGAATGCCGATGTGGTGGTCTTTGTGGGAGGTATTTCCCCGAGTCTGGAAGGCGAAGAGATGGGCGTGGATTTGCCGGGTTTCCGGAAGGGAGACCGTACCAGCATCGAATTGCCGGAAGTGCAGCGGGAATTGCTGGCAGCCTTGCACCGGGCCGGAAAGAAGGTGGTGCTGGTGAACTGTTCCGGCTCGCCCATCGGACTGGTGCCGGAAACGGCGACGTGTGAGGCCATCTTGCAGGCATGGTATCCGGGGCAGCAGGGCGGTAAGGCGGTGGCCGAGGTGTTGTTTGGGGATTACAATCCGGCCGGACGCTTGCCGGTCACTTTCTACCGGAATACGGAGCAGTTGCCCGACTTTGAGGATTACAATATGAAGGGACGTACCTATCGTTTCATGACGGAAAAACCGCTCTTCCCCTTTGGGTATGGGTTGAGCTATACTACCTTTAAGTATGGCACGGCTACTTTCAATGCACAGACGATAGGCAGTAACGACAATCTGACGGTGACTGTACCGGTTTCGAATGTCGGTAGTCGCGATGGGGAGGAAGTAGTACAGGTTTATCTGAATAAGGTGGGCGACGAAGGAGGTCCGGTGAAGACCTTGCGAGCCTTCAAACGGGTGTTTGTTCCGGCTGGAAAGACTGCAAATGTGTGTATTACCTTGTCAAAGAAAGACCTGGAGTGGTGGAATGAAACTACTCACAGTATCCAGTTCTGCCCGGGTGAATATCAGGTATGGATTGGAAGCAGTTCCGATGAAAAGGACTTGAGCAAGTATGCGATTACGTTGAAGTGA
- a CDS encoding metallophosphoesterase, whose amino-acid sequence MKRLNLLAGGLLLMSFLLSSCATASFSKYKGVGRVKRYDFYSAQLPDSFDGFRVAFASDFHFESRFTARRLPGMCRALRSLDADVLLLGGDYRGRNGGDVTQLFQALKTVETPCGTYAVMGNHERGEADSLARKAMRETGVHLLEHRVDTLWRGKEYILLCGIRNPFDLKQNGVSPTLALREEDFVLMLVHTPDYVEDVDVSHTDLALAGHTHGGQVSLFRRWTPAHFSKYGNRFLTGLKHNSAGIPVIITNGLGTSRKDVRLFTPSEVVLVVLHRKK is encoded by the coding sequence ATGAAACGACTGAATTTGTTGGCAGGTGGCTTGCTGCTGATGAGCTTCCTGCTTTCCTCTTGTGCCACGGCGTCCTTTTCCAAGTATAAGGGAGTGGGACGTGTGAAACGGTATGATTTTTACAGTGCCCAGTTGCCCGACTCCTTCGACGGTTTCCGGGTAGCTTTTGCCTCCGACTTTCATTTCGAGAGCCGGTTTACCGCCCGTCGGTTGCCGGGTATGTGCCGGGCCCTCCGTTCGCTGGATGCGGACGTGCTGCTGTTGGGCGGAGACTATCGGGGGCGGAACGGAGGAGATGTGACACAGCTTTTCCAGGCCTTGAAGACCGTGGAGACACCCTGTGGCACGTATGCCGTGATGGGCAATCACGAACGCGGAGAAGCCGATTCGCTGGCACGGAAGGCCATGCGGGAGACAGGTGTACATTTGCTGGAACATCGGGTAGATACCCTGTGGCGGGGAAAGGAATATATCTTGCTGTGTGGCATCCGTAATCCGTTCGATTTGAAGCAGAACGGGGTGTCACCTACCTTGGCCTTGCGGGAAGAAGATTTTGTGTTGATGCTGGTGCACACCCCCGATTACGTGGAAGATGTGGATGTGTCGCACACCGACCTGGCCTTGGCGGGACATACCCACGGAGGGCAGGTCAGTCTGTTCCGCCGGTGGACGCCTGCGCATTTCTCCAAATACGGCAACCGTTTCCTGACGGGGTTGAAACACAACAGTGCGGGCATTCCGGTGATTATTACCAACGGGCTGGGTACGTCGCGCAAGGATGTGCGCCTCTTCACTCCGAGCGAGGTGGTGCTGGTGGTGTTGCACCGGAAGAAATGA
- a CDS encoding GNAT family N-acetyltransferase has translation MIRKVCKEDAPAITAIYNHYITHTTITFELEPVSEEEMWTRIQTISSQYPYFVYEVEGQIAGYCYVHGWKEKAAYNQSVETTIYLAPSCTGKGLGSELMQHLIEECRRCGLHALIACITEGNEASYALHEKLGFEKVSSFREVGRKFGKWLGIVDYELIL, from the coding sequence ATGATTCGGAAAGTATGCAAAGAAGATGCTCCGGCCATTACCGCCATCTACAACCATTACATCACACACACCACCATTACCTTTGAACTGGAACCGGTGAGCGAAGAAGAGATGTGGACCCGCATCCAGACCATCAGTAGCCAATACCCCTATTTCGTGTACGAGGTGGAAGGACAGATTGCCGGTTACTGCTATGTACATGGATGGAAAGAGAAGGCGGCTTACAACCAGAGTGTGGAGACCACCATTTACCTGGCACCTTCCTGTACGGGAAAAGGATTGGGCAGCGAATTGATGCAGCACCTGATAGAGGAATGCCGCCGCTGCGGACTGCATGCCCTGATTGCCTGTATCACCGAAGGCAACGAGGCCAGCTATGCCCTGCACGAGAAACTGGGCTTTGAAAAGGTATCCAGCTTCCGGGAAGTAGGCCGTAAATTCGGCAAATGGTTGGGAATCGTGGATTATGAACTGATTCTCTGA